Proteins from one Prinia subflava isolate CZ2003 ecotype Zambia chromosome 4, Cam_Psub_1.2, whole genome shotgun sequence genomic window:
- the LEP gene encoding leptin isoform X1: MGHRDPRSPPEPGASPGPRCSQPGVPSAPRDPPRSSCSGTPAPVPAIPDPPPRASASPRGPRRTRLGHGPGRAGGGGGGQRFGVGPAAIKGARRDGAAAATDGTRGATRLSECVRGSGAGGMRCPGGSLWALLCLAGAVAVAGAGGRPVRLERVREDARALTRTLSTRLQQLQLFPLTLRVTGLEGVPEGALPDGGVPPGLGWAAQRLQLFQRLLGALAGAEPRLAQVSNDLENLRSLLAVLGALLGCPPPRDAPAAPPAPLAEAPHTVAGVALARLRGCLEGVAARLEGVPAC; this comes from the exons ATGGGACACCGGgacccccggagccccccggagcCCGGCGCGTCCCCGGGACCCCGCTGCAGCCAGCCCGGTGTCCCCAGTGCGCCCCGGGACCCCCCGCGCTCCTCCTGCTCCGGGACCCCCGCTCCGGTTCCAGCCATCCCGGACCCCCCGCCCCGCGCGTCCGCGTCCCCTCGGGGCCCCCGCCGGACACGGCTCGGACACGGCCCGGGccgcgcggggggcggggggggcggGCAGCGCTTTGGGGTCGGCCCCGCCGCTATAAAGGGGGCGCGGCGCGATGGAGCCGCTGCCGCGACCGACGGGACCCGCGGGGCCACCAG GCTCAGCGAGTGCGTGCGAGGCTCCG GGGCCGGCGGGATGCGCTGTCCCGGCGGGTCGCTGTGGGCGCTGCTGTGCCTGGCGGGGGCGGTGGCGGTGGCGGGGGCCGGGGGTCGCCCCGTGCGGCTCGAGCGGGTCCGGGAGGACGCGCGGGCCCTGACCCGGACCCTCAGCACGcgcctgcagcagctccag CTGTTCCCGCTGACCCTGCGCGTCACCGGTCTGGAGGGGGTCCCGGAGGGGGCGCTCCCGGACGGGGGGGTCCCCCCGGGGCTGGGGTGGGCGGCGCAGCgcctgcagctcttccagcGGCTCCTGGGGGCCCTGGCCGGGGCCGAGCCGCGCCTGGCCCAGGTGTCCAACGACCTGGAGAACCTGCGCAGCCTCCTGGCCGTGCTgggggccctgctgggctgccccccgccccgggacgcccccgccgcgccccccgccccgctggCCGAGGCTCCGCACACCGTGGCCGGGGTGGCCCTGGCGCGGCTCCGCGGCTGCCTGGAGGGGGTCGCCGCCCGCCTCGAGGGGGTCCCCGCGTGTTAG
- the RBM28 gene encoding RNA-binding protein 28 → MAAPEPRTVLVRGLPTGATAALLERLFGHLGPLRRCFVVTEKGSPRCRGFGYVTFSLAEDAARALQEPPELGGRRLGVTPARPRARPGAKGQQKGQQKGQQKGQEKGQKGQEKGQKGQEKGQKGQEKGKGPRAEEGEPPPDPPRPKKPRGPSRKARLILRNLSFQCSEDELRALITPFAPVLELNLPRKPDGTLRGFAFVQLRNLREAAKALRGLYGAQLRGRPLAVDWAVAKDKYQGTQGAPETPEGQEKGKGKKEKEKEEEEGEEEEHEEEDKEEEEDEEDEEEEEEEEEAAAQPPRQTPKGKSRIIAGLRQRKKKKEEAEEEDEDEEEQEEDEEKEEDEEDEEDEEDEEEEPPRKRRQRPSDVGEGRTVFIRNLSFDTEEEELEESLAQFGAICYVRLVLHPNTGTPKGSAFAQFKTPEGAQKCIEAAQEGAEGGGLRVGGRLLRVDPALSRDQARGLQGGSGGARPRGGTRNLYLAREGAIRPGSRAAEGVSDSDMAKRARFEELKRRRLQDPNVAVSRTRLCLHNLPKALQSARLRALLRGLLRAPGGTAPRIKECRVMRELRGQGQSLGFAFVEFEEHEEALGALRRLNNNPELFGAHKRPIVEFALEDRRKLRLREQRIQRGLLKAKAKAKAGPTDPPQAPPDPPQGPPEPPAGSGGPQAAPRSPPGAPPGAPWAGFRTQGPGLRGAPGAPRTKVLAVPSHRGPKIRKRDKGKAQPPQKPPKPPKAPRASRRQEKLRVRPPQGQRRRRGGPGAAEARFQELVERYKRKILGSDPPTAPGSKWFES, encoded by the exons atggcggcgcccgAGCCCCGCACGGTGCTGGTGCGGGGCCTCCCCACCGGCGCCACCGCCGCGCTCCTGGAGCGGCTCTTCGGGCACctggggccgctccgccgctgCTTCGTGGTCACCGAGAAGG GGTCCCCGCGGTGCCGCGGGTTTGGCTACGTCACCTTCTCCCTGGCCGAGGACGCGGCGCGGGCGCTGCAGGAGCCCCCCGAGCTGGGCGGGCGGCGCCTGGGGGTgaccccggcccggccgcgggcccggcccggcgccaaggggcagcagaaggggcagcagaaggggcagcagaaggggcaggagaaggggcagaaggggcaggagaaggggcagaaggggcaggagaaggggcagaaggggcaggagaaggggaaggggccGCGGGCTGAGGAGGGGGAGCCCCCCCCGGACCCTCCCCGGCCCAAGAAGCCGCGGGGCCCCTCCCGCAAGGCGCGGCTGATCCTGCGCAACCTCAGCTTCCAG TGCTCCGAGGACGAGCTCCGCGCTCTCATCACCCCCTTCGCCCCCGTCCTGGAGCTGAACCTGCCCCGGAAGCCTG ACGGGACCCTGAGGGGCTTCGCCTTCGTCCAGCTCCGGAACCTCCGGGAAGCGGCCAAGGCACTGCGGGGGCTCTACGGGGCCCAGCTGAGAG GGCGGCCACTGGCTGTGGACTGGGCTGTGGCCAAGGACAAGTACCAGGGGACTCAGGGAGCCCCAGAAACGCCTG AGgggcaggagaaagggaagggcaaaaaggagaaagagaaggaggaagaggaaggggaagaagaggAGCATGAAGAAGAAGAcaaagaagaagaggaggatgaagaagatgaagaggaagaagaggaagaggaggaagcagctgcccAGCCCCCCCGGCAGACCCCAAAAGGAAAATCAAGGATCATAGCTgggctgaggcagaggaagaaaaagaaggaggaggctgaggaggaagatgaagatgaggaagagcaggaggaagatgaggaaaaagaagaggatgaggaagatgaagaagatgaagaggaTGAGGAAG AGGAGCCCCCCCGGAAGCGCCGGCAGCGCCCGTCGGACGTGGGCGAGGGCAGGACCGTGTTCATCCG GAACCTCTCCTTCGACaccgaggaggaggagctggaggagagccTGGCCCAGTTCGGGGCCATCTGCTACGTCCGGCTGGTGCTGCACCCCAACACCGGGACCCCCAAAg gCTCTGCCTTTGCCCAGTTCAAGACCCCCGAGGGGGCCCAGAAATGCATTGAAGCTGCTCAGGAGGGGGCTGAG GGCGGGGGGCTCCGTGTGGGGGGGCGGCTGCTGCGCGTGGACCCCGCCCTGAGCCGGGACCAGGCCCGGGGGCTCcaggggggctcggggggcgcccggccccgcggcggcaCCAGGAACCTGTACCTGGCCCGGGAGGGGG ccatcCGCCCGGGCTCCCGCGCTGCCGAGGGCGTCAGTGACTCGGACATGGCCAAGCGGGCGCGG TTCGAGGAGCTGAAGCGGCGGCGGCTGCAGGACCCCAACGTGGCGGTGTCGCGCACGCGGCTGTGCCTGCACAACCTGCCCAAGGCGCTGCAGTCGGCGCGGCTGCGGGCGCTGCTGCGGGGCCTGCTGCGGGCCCCGGGCGGGACAGCGCCCCGCATCAaggag TGCCGGGTGATGCGGGAGCTGCGGGGCCAGGGCCAATCTTTGGGGTTCGCCTTCGTGGAGTTCGAGGAGCACGAGGAGGCCCTGGGGGCCCTGCGGCGCCTCAACAACAACCCCGAGCTCTTCGGGGCCCACAAG CGCCCGATCGTGGAGTTCGCGCTCGAGGACCGGCGGAAGCTGCGGCTGCGGGAGCAGCGGATCCAGCGGGGGCTG CTCAAGGCCAAGGCCAAAGCCAAGGCGGGACCCACAGACCCTCCCCAGGCACCCCCGGATCCCCCCCAGGggcccccagagccccccgcGGGTTCAGGGGGGCCCCAGGCCGCCCCCAGGTCCCCCCCGGGGGCGCCCCCAGGTGCCCCCTGGGCCGGGTTCCGCACGCAGGGCCcggggctcaggggggctccCGGCGCCCCCCGCACcaaggtgctggcagtgccctcccACCGCGGCCCCAAGATCAG GAAACGGGACAAGGGGAAGGCTCAGCCCCCCCAGAAGCCCCCCAAGCCCCCCAAGGCCCCCAGGGCCTCTCGGCGTCAGGAGAAGCTGCGGGTGCGCCCCCCCCAG ggccagcggcggcgccgggggGGCCCCGGGGCGGCCGAGGCGCGGTTCCAGGAGCTGGTGGAGAGGTACAAGAGGAAGATCCTGGGCAGCGACCCCCCCACGGCCCCGGGCTCCAAGTGGTTCGAGAGCTGA
- the LEP gene encoding leptin isoform X2, with protein sequence MRCPGGSLWALLCLAGAVAVAGAGGRPVRLERVREDARALTRTLSTRLQQLQLFPLTLRVTGLEGVPEGALPDGGVPPGLGWAAQRLQLFQRLLGALAGAEPRLAQVSNDLENLRSLLAVLGALLGCPPPRDAPAAPPAPLAEAPHTVAGVALARLRGCLEGVAARLEGVPAC encoded by the exons ATGCGCTGTCCCGGCGGGTCGCTGTGGGCGCTGCTGTGCCTGGCGGGGGCGGTGGCGGTGGCGGGGGCCGGGGGTCGCCCCGTGCGGCTCGAGCGGGTCCGGGAGGACGCGCGGGCCCTGACCCGGACCCTCAGCACGcgcctgcagcagctccag CTGTTCCCGCTGACCCTGCGCGTCACCGGTCTGGAGGGGGTCCCGGAGGGGGCGCTCCCGGACGGGGGGGTCCCCCCGGGGCTGGGGTGGGCGGCGCAGCgcctgcagctcttccagcGGCTCCTGGGGGCCCTGGCCGGGGCCGAGCCGCGCCTGGCCCAGGTGTCCAACGACCTGGAGAACCTGCGCAGCCTCCTGGCCGTGCTgggggccctgctgggctgccccccgccccgggacgcccccgccgcgccccccgccccgctggCCGAGGCTCCGCACACCGTGGCCGGGGTGGCCCTGGCGCGGCTCCGCGGCTGCCTGGAGGGGGTCGCCGCCCGCCTCGAGGGGGTCCCCGCGTGTTAG